From Macaca fascicularis isolate 582-1 chromosome 14, T2T-MFA8v1.1, a single genomic window includes:
- the CHRM1 gene encoding muscarinic acetylcholine receptor M1, which translates to MNTSAPPAVSPNITVLAPGKGPWQVAFIGITTGLLSLATVTGNLLVLISFKVNTELKTVNNYFLLSLACADLIIGTFSMNLYTTYLLMGHWALGTLACDLWLALDYVASNASVMNLLLISFDRYFSVTRPLSYRAKRTPRRAALMIGLAWLVSFVLWAPAILFWQYLVGERTVLAGQCYIQFLSQPIITFGTAMAAFYLPVTVMCTLYWRIYRETENRARELAALQGSETPGKGGGSSSSSERSQPGAEGSPETPPGRCCRCCRAPRLLQAYSWKEDEEEDEGSMESLTSSEGEEPGSEVVIKMPMVDPEAQAPTKQPPRSSPNTVKRPTKKGRDRAGKGQKPRGKEQLAKRKTFSLVKEKKAARTLSAILLAFILTWTPYNIMVLVSTFCKDCVPETLWELGYWLCYVNSTINPMCYALCNKAFRDTFRLLLLCRWDKRRWRKIPKRPGSVHRTPSRQC; encoded by the coding sequence ATGAACACCTCAGCCCCACCTGCTGTCAGCCCCAACATCACCGTCCTGGCACCAGGAAAGGGTCCCTGGCAAGTGGCCTTCATTGGGATCACCACGGGCCTCCTGTCGCTAGCCACAGTGACAGGCAACCTGCTGGTACTCATCTCCTTCAAGGTCAACACGGAGCTCAAGACAGTCAATAACTACTTCCTGCTGAGCCTGGCCTGTGCTGACCTCATCATCGGTACCTTCTCCATGAACCTCTATACCACGTACCTGCTCATGGGCCACTGGGCTCTGGGCACACTGGCTTGCGACCTCTGGCTGGCCCTGGACTATGTGGCCAGCAATGCTTCCGTCATGAATCTGCTGCTCATCAGTTTTGACCGCTACTTCTCCGTGACTCGGCCCCTGAGCTACCGCGCCAAGCGCACACCCCGCCGGGCAGCCCTGATGATCGGCCTGGCCTGGCTGGTTTCCTTTGTCCTCTGGGCCCCAGCCATCCTCTTCTGGCAGTACCTGGTAGGGGAGCGGACAGTGCTGGCTGGGCAGTGCTACATCCAGTTCCTCTCCCAGCCCATCATCACCTTTGGCACAGCCATGGCTGCCTTCTACCTCCCTGTCACAGTCATGTGCACGCTCTACTGGCGCATCTACCGGGAGACAGAGAACCGAGCACGGGAGCTGGCAGCCCTTCAGGGCTCCGAGACGCCAGGCAAAgggggtggcagcagcagcagctcagaGAGGTCTCAGCCAGGGGCTGAGGGTTCACCAGAGACTCCTCCAGGCCGTTGCTGTCGCTGCTGCCGGGCCCCCAGGCTGCTGCAGGCCTACAGCTGGAAGGAAGACGAGGAAGAGGATGAAGGCTCCATGGAGTCCCTCACATCCTCTGAGGGAGAGGAGCCTGGCTCCGAAGTGGTGATCAAGATGCCAATGGTGGACCCTGAGGCACAGGCTCCCACCAAGCAGCCCCCCCGGAGCTCCCCAAATACAGTGAAGAGGCCGACTAAGAAAGGGCGTGATCGAGCTGGCAAGGGCCAGAAGCCCCGTGGGAAGGAGCAGCTGGCCAAGCGGAAGACCTTCTCACTGGTCAAGGAGAAGAAGGCGGCTCGGACCCTGAGTGCCATCCTCCTGGCCTTCATCCTCACCTGGACACCGTACAACATCATGGTGCTGGTGTCCACCTTCTGCAAGGACTGTGTTCCCGAGACCCTGTGGGAGCTGGGCTACTGGCTGTGCTACGTCAACAGCACCATCAACCCCATGTGCTATGCGCTCTGCAACAAAGCCTTCCGGGACACCTTTCGCCTGCTGCTGCTTTGCCGCTGGGACAAGAGACGCTGGCGCAAGATCCCCAAGCGCCCTGGCTCCGTGCACCGCACCCCGTCCCGCCAATGCTGA